Below is a genomic region from Hevea brasiliensis isolate MT/VB/25A 57/8 chromosome 3, ASM3005281v1, whole genome shotgun sequence.
CTTCACCATTACTTCTCTattattctctctctctttctctttttgagatctgagttttctttttctttctctggtTCCGTCCAAGCTTCACTTGCGAAGCTTTTGATTCAGAGATTAGAACCTCTGAATGCTAGAGGTGAGTTTCAGAATCACTTTCTTTGACCCGATCTTCATTTTCTTTGTTGTTTCCTTTATTTTATGTGTATTTCGAATAgtatctttttttaaaaaaaaaattatttttctgttTGTAATGAACTTAGTTTCATCCTTTGCTAGATCCGTGCTTATGATTCCGATTGTGTTTGAATAATGTATTTCTGTGTGTGATTGTTTTTgtttgaaattatttgattagaAATGGATTAATTTCTTGCTTCATTGTTTGCCAAATATTTGCCTTATTTAATGTATAAGGCTCGGTTGTGCGTATCTGGTTGTTTGAGTAATGTGGAAGCCttgtttcctttctttttccttttggaGTGCTTGGTTTGGAATAAATCATTTTCTAAAAAAGAATTCAGTTAAATTCTCACATTAAATTCTTTTATTCctccaaattaattttttgtttttaagttaaaaaagagttatattcttttatttcaaatatgaaaattagtaaaaaaaattaattgaattggaTTCTTATAAAATTCTAGATTGGGatatgattttattattattattattattattattattattattattatttggttcTTTTTGTTATATGCACCTCTGCTTCGTGTTCTGTTTTTCTGTTAGATTTTATTAATGTCGAGATGTTTGTATTTTTTCCCCCAATTATTCTGTATCAGTAAGTCATATGTTTTTGTGTTGGCTGGACTTTATTGTGGAAGTTTCTGAAAAATTATGGTTTAGTTTTGCTTAGTATTCTGGAGATGCATGATTAGTTGTGTTTGAGAACTGAAAGCAATTTAGGTTTTTGAAGCACAAATACAGACGCATCAaagtttttatttgtaattttttttttctctttgggTACAATTGGCTCCGATGGGTTTGAATTTGAGACCTTAAGCTAGCTCATTGATTTGTATGATTTTGAAAACTACATAAGTTTTCCATTTTATTTCATGAGTGTAAGTTGGCAAATGAGGTGATTAATTCTGATGTAAAAAAATATTATGCTTTTTAATTTGATCTGCCAAAAGGGGCCCTCATAggcattcaatatttttttttcaaacatCTTATTTAGGTTTCTTTACTGCTTAAAAAATATCTAAAAACCAAATACAACTAGAGCTATGTGATGATGGGAACTTTCTAAATGAATGTGGATTGTACCTCACCTAAACTTACATAAAATGAAATCAAACTTAATATGTGTTTTGCAGAAATGTCCTTATGGGGCATTGGACTATTTCATGTCAGCATTATTCATAGGCACCATCaatcaaatttcttttcttttctttctttttttttttttttggaaatcaAAGAGACCTGAAAACCTGAAGCCTAGGCGTTATCTTTCACTTGTTTCTTCTTGACGTTTCTAATTTTTATGCGGTTTCCATGGTATTAATTCGATGCAATGCTTTAAGATGCTTCCTTTGAAGACTCTGTACATGCAAAGTATGATGGCTTGGGATGTAATGCTTTGTTTGATGAAACTAGATTATGAAATCATCCATGTGAGACAGTTTTTGGTTTATTTTTTGGTTTATACTCAATATGATAGTTTTTGGTTTATACTCAATATGATAACATGCTAATTGTTGTCCCTTGTGTTTTTAGGTTGCAGATATGGTTCCTCCTATAGACACTCCAAGCAAAACTATTGTTTCTCAACAGTCCTCACATCCACCTCTTAATGAGCGGATACTTTCATCAATGACTAGGAGATCTGTTGCTGCTCACCCCTGGCATGATCTAGAGATAGGTATGCAATGTCACTATAAACCATGTGAATTTGATATTTGATTCTTCATTCTTTTATTGATTGACATtgtttattgaatttttatttttattttttttatacacaGGACCTGGAGCTCCAAAGATATTCAACTGTGTAAGTTTAGTGAATCTTAGCCACCATTATCTTTTGCTACTTCTTTTAGGAGTTGTTTGGTGTAGCTGTTTGATGTAGATGATAGCTAATAGACATCCAAACAGTTGAATCAACTTGTTTGGTAAACCTATTAAAATTGTAGCTGATGGTTGATAAATATCAAAACAATTGCACTTTCTTTCAGCTCTATTTTTTGGGCCTTTTTTTCATAAGCTGGTAGCTGATTTGGGTTTTTTTTATTAGACAATATTactcttttaaaatttattaattacaaaattttttgtcttcaaattaattttttttaacaataaattatttatatttataagaaataatgaataaatataaaaatattatacataataattaaattatttataatgttTGTTCTTATATGATAAATAATATGAATAAAGACTTATCAAAATTATTAATCTACAAAACATTAATAAGCAtagaaaaatacataaaatgaataTATGCTTCACcattaatatcatttttttttctctttaacatATAAGAACTtgtttgaaaataaaataaacctaAATTTTGGACATTGAACATAAACAaacccaaagaaaaaaaaaaacaattttagaTAACCTAGAAATTGTGTCACTAAATAGCATGTCAGTGtttctgtgtgtgtgtgtataaacACAGGCAAATAATCAAGAAATAGATGACCTAAATAGCATGTtagtgtctttttttttttatgaacaaaGAATCAATCTCAGAAAAATTCTTAAAGAGACCCACATAGCATTGTTAATGGTGTTAAAAAAGAAAGAGGACGATTTCACATAAACAAGAAACAGAGGAATCCAACAAGCATTAAAGATGGGAGAGATGATGAGAGAAAATTGAAACAATGTATGAGGAGAGGGATTAAAGGAGCATGAGTGTTGAAAATGGAAACATATGCGGTCTATAATCCTAAGTGTGGTAGTTTTATTGAGACACCAATAACTTTTTATCATCAAGACTCTAATTCTGATGACTTCCTAGTGTGTCAACACTAGACTAGTATATTGACAAATTTGAGTCTAGTGCTATTCTCTTTTACCAACTGAGGTTCCACATCAAGAAGTGCTTGCAGATGTGGAAATAAAGAAAGCTTGCCTTTTCTAGAGCCTTGTGCCTAGAACAAGGCATGCGCCTAGGCATATGAGGTGAATGTCTGTTAAATATTGGAGGCATTAGGGTTGGAGCCTTGAGTCTGAAGCGTGCCTTTAACAACCTTGAATCTCATAATGCTTGACATTTTGGTGCTATAGAACTAACATGGCATTAATACAATGAAGTGTGAGGGCTAACATGtttatttccattttttttttcatttcctttTCTAACTTGTATGGTTGACATAAAAGTAACTGTCTCTTTGATTTACCagaaagggtttttttttttttccaaaaccatgaggttataaaataaaatttgttaatTTTCCAGAGTTGCCTTTTACATTACTTTCATGGTTCAATTTGAATTACAATTTCTGTGATTTATAATGCATGGAAATTTTGActgattattataaataaaaattgcaATCCATTTGAAATGTCATTTGACATTTGACGAGGGTTTTGGTAAAATTAATGCAGGTGATCGAAATAGGAAAAGGGAGCAAGGTGAAATATGAACTTGACAAAAAAACTGGACTCATCAAGGTAATCGTGTGTGTGAATCTCATTTTCTTCATGACCTTACATTTATTTACAATGGGCTGGTAAATTTTCTTATTTGCAGGTTGATCGTGTTCTTTACTCCTCAGTTGTGTATCCCCACAACTATGGCTTCATCCCTCGTACTCTTTGTGAGGACAATGATCCCTTGGATGTCTTAATTATTATGCAGGTATTTTGTTTGATAATCAATTTTCTCGTGTGCTTGGCATGCTTGCTTGGAAACATCTTGATATTGTTTCAAGGATTTAC
It encodes:
- the LOC131178402 gene encoding soluble inorganic pyrophosphatase 4-like; the protein is MLEVADMVPPIDTPSKTIVSQQSSHPPLNERILSSMTRRSVAAHPWHDLEIGPGAPKIFNCVIEIGKGSKVKYELDKKTGLIKVDRVLYSSVVYPHNYGFIPRTLCEDNDPLDVLIIMQEPVLPGCFLRAKAIGLMPMIDQGEKDDKIIAVCADDPEYRHYNDIKELPPHRLAEIRRFFEDYKKNENKEVAVNDFLPAFDAYKAVQHSMNLYADYIVETLRR